In one Limosilactobacillus oris genomic region, the following are encoded:
- the rpe gene encoding ribulose-phosphate 3-epimerase has protein sequence MIKVAPSILSADYVNLQKDIEKVEQAGAEYLHIDVMDGTFVPSISYGPGFVKAIRPITNMTLDVHLMVQSPEHILPMFIDAGADIIGVQVEATQHIHRALQIIKNGGVKAEVVINPGTPVAMIEPVLHMVDQVLVMTVNPGFGGQKFLPETVDKIAQLNAIKQEKGYDFDIEVDGGVNDQTVKDCYQAGATVAVAGSYVFNADNPAERIEALRNATK, from the coding sequence ATGATTAAGGTTGCACCATCAATTTTGAGTGCTGATTACGTAAACTTGCAAAAGGACATTGAAAAGGTTGAACAGGCCGGGGCAGAATACCTCCACATCGACGTGATGGACGGAACGTTCGTGCCAAGTATTTCTTACGGCCCTGGTTTCGTTAAAGCCATTCGGCCAATCACTAATATGACCTTGGATGTCCACCTGATGGTTCAGAGCCCAGAACACATCCTCCCAATGTTTATTGATGCCGGGGCTGACATTATCGGGGTCCAGGTCGAGGCTACCCAGCACATCCACCGGGCGCTGCAAATCATTAAGAACGGTGGTGTCAAGGCGGAAGTTGTCATCAACCCTGGTACGCCAGTGGCAATGATTGAACCGGTTCTGCACATGGTCGACCAGGTTCTAGTAATGACCGTCAACCCTGGCTTTGGTGGTCAGAAGTTCCTTCCTGAAACCGTTGATAAGATTGCCCAATTGAACGCTATTAAGCAGGAAAAGGGCTATGACTTTGACATCGAAGTCGATGGCGGGGTCAACGATCAGACCGTCAAGGATTGCTACCAGGCCGGTGCTACCGTGGCAGTGGCGGGTTCCTACGTCTTTAACGCTGACAACCCGGCAGAACGGATCGAAGCACTGCGGAACGCGACAAAATAA
- the rsgA gene encoding ribosome small subunit-dependent GTPase A has protein sequence MKTGIIQQSLSGFYDVLADGQLYRTRGRGNFRQKKVKPVVGDHVEFTVNDDGTSGYLLKILDRRNLLVRPPVANIDVAVVVTAATQPAFSPNLLDRQLVGLEEQRITPVVYFSKTDLLTAEQFAQLQKVATGYANIGYQVFFNQEPFAPEQLAKLKGLLVGKVVTMMGQTGAGKSTLLNHLVPGLDLATGEISQALKRGRHTTRKVSLLDVDGALIADTPGFSSYETFDMTVEELPSLFPEMRRLAPECKFRGCLHLKEPGCAVKDALEHGIIMKSRYDDYVQFHDIIVHQKPNYKK, from the coding sequence GTGAAGACAGGAATCATTCAGCAATCTTTAAGCGGCTTTTATGACGTGTTGGCAGATGGCCAGCTGTACCGGACCCGGGGCCGGGGGAATTTTCGTCAAAAGAAGGTTAAACCGGTCGTGGGCGACCACGTGGAATTTACGGTCAACGATGATGGGACATCAGGTTACCTGCTCAAAATTTTAGACCGACGCAACCTGTTGGTCCGGCCGCCCGTGGCCAATATTGACGTTGCGGTTGTGGTCACGGCTGCAACCCAGCCGGCCTTTTCACCCAATTTGCTTGACCGGCAGCTCGTGGGGTTGGAAGAGCAGCGGATTACTCCCGTGGTTTATTTTTCCAAGACCGACCTGCTGACGGCGGAACAGTTTGCCCAATTGCAAAAAGTGGCGACTGGTTATGCCAATATTGGCTATCAAGTCTTTTTCAACCAAGAACCATTTGCACCGGAGCAACTGGCTAAGCTAAAGGGACTCCTGGTGGGAAAGGTTGTCACGATGATGGGGCAAACGGGGGCCGGTAAGTCAACGCTGTTGAACCACCTTGTGCCGGGGCTGGACCTTGCGACCGGGGAAATTTCCCAGGCACTAAAGCGGGGCCGGCATACAACCCGCAAGGTAAGTCTGTTAGACGTTGATGGCGCGTTGATTGCTGATACACCTGGTTTTTCATCTTATGAAACCTTTGATATGACGGTGGAAGAGTTGCCGTCGCTGTTCCCCGAGATGCGTCGCTTGGCGCCTGAATGTAAATTTCGCGGCTGCCTCCACCTGAAAGAACCGGGGTGTGCAGTGAAGGACGCGCTGGAACATGGTATAATCATGAAGAGTCGGTATGACGATTATGTTCAGTTTCATGACATCATCGTCCACCAGAAGCCAAACTACAAGAAATGA
- the pknB gene encoding Stk1 family PASTA domain-containing Ser/Thr kinase codes for MNPGDIIGHRYRIIRSLGEGGMANVYLAHDLVLDRDVSVKLLRLDLRDDPDTKRRFHREALAATQLNDPHIVGVYDVGEDNGMQYMVMQYVQGTDLKAFIKQHYPIPLPQVVDIMEQVLSAVEAAHNRGIIHRDLKPQNILIDANKNIKITDFGIAVATSQNSLTQTNTLMGSVHYLSPEQARGSIATKQSDIYSLGIILYEMLTGTVPFEGETAVSIALKHFREDIPSVRTVNSRIPQPLENVVLRATAKNPHERYASVQEMAVDLATSLDSSRDGEPKWHAECDDGKTKVLSTAEIAKQIRAADASQEEQNQEEEPESTQPAKRKHHARYWTAGIAAVAVVGLAVASWWFMFRQVIVPDVEGQTPIQAERTLNRQGLRVGNITRVTNQQVDKNHVISTTPGISSKKRVNSTVDLTVSTGVKNMTMADYVGDSYDEVASSLRAKGFTVRKQELHSDTVDSGMIIKQNYSKGKVVATSGNVISFQVSSGKENIKIPNFRNQDISVVQKFANEHKLQLTTQEKKSKTVATNHVISQTPKAGGVLNHGDTLTVTLANSGNQTKTTNIQINIPFDGNGGQRENRVQIYIRDANHNLTMEYQDITINQETTINVPFTLRNGQMGAYRVVRNGRTIMSATNITG; via the coding sequence ATGAATCCTGGAGACATAATCGGTCACCGATACAGGATTATCCGCTCCTTAGGTGAGGGCGGAATGGCAAACGTTTACTTAGCTCATGATTTGGTTTTAGATCGTGATGTTTCGGTTAAGCTCCTACGGTTAGACTTACGGGACGACCCGGATACCAAACGGCGTTTTCACCGTGAAGCATTGGCGGCAACCCAGCTGAATGATCCCCATATCGTAGGGGTTTACGATGTCGGTGAAGATAACGGAATGCAGTACATGGTGATGCAATACGTGCAAGGGACGGATCTGAAGGCCTTTATCAAGCAGCACTATCCGATTCCGCTGCCCCAAGTAGTTGATATCATGGAACAAGTCCTGTCAGCTGTTGAGGCCGCTCATAATCGGGGAATCATCCACCGTGATTTAAAGCCACAGAATATACTGATTGATGCTAATAAGAATATTAAAATCACCGATTTTGGGATTGCGGTTGCGACCTCCCAAAATTCGCTGACCCAGACGAACACTTTAATGGGGTCGGTTCACTACCTCTCGCCAGAACAGGCGCGGGGGAGCATTGCAACCAAGCAGTCGGATATTTATTCGCTGGGAATAATTCTTTATGAGATGCTGACGGGAACGGTTCCCTTTGAGGGGGAGACGGCGGTTTCGATTGCCCTTAAACACTTCCGCGAAGATATTCCGTCAGTGCGCACGGTTAACAGTCGAATTCCCCAGCCCCTGGAAAATGTGGTCCTCAGGGCGACTGCTAAGAACCCGCACGAACGCTATGCTAGTGTCCAAGAAATGGCGGTAGATCTGGCGACTAGTTTAGATTCCTCCCGGGATGGCGAGCCGAAGTGGCATGCCGAGTGTGACGACGGCAAGACGAAGGTTCTTTCTACCGCTGAAATTGCTAAGCAGATCCGGGCAGCAGATGCCAGCCAGGAAGAGCAGAATCAGGAGGAAGAGCCTGAATCCACGCAGCCGGCCAAAAGGAAGCACCATGCTCGCTACTGGACTGCTGGAATTGCGGCAGTGGCGGTAGTTGGCCTGGCAGTTGCCAGCTGGTGGTTTATGTTCCGTCAGGTAATCGTTCCTGATGTTGAGGGGCAGACGCCAATTCAAGCGGAACGGACCCTTAACCGGCAGGGCCTCCGCGTCGGCAATATTACCCGGGTTACTAACCAGCAGGTCGATAAAAACCACGTTATTTCAACCACGCCGGGGATCAGTTCAAAGAAACGGGTTAACAGCACCGTTGACCTGACCGTTAGCACCGGGGTCAAAAACATGACGATGGCAGACTACGTAGGCGATAGTTATGATGAAGTGGCTTCTTCACTCCGCGCCAAGGGCTTTACGGTGCGGAAGCAGGAGCTTCATTCCGACACGGTCGATTCAGGGATGATTATTAAGCAGAATTACAGCAAGGGTAAAGTGGTGGCGACTAGCGGCAACGTAATCAGCTTTCAAGTGAGTTCTGGAAAAGAGAACATCAAAATTCCCAACTTCCGGAACCAAGACATTAGCGTTGTTCAAAAGTTTGCCAATGAACACAAGCTCCAGTTAACCACCCAGGAGAAAAAATCCAAGACGGTGGCAACCAACCACGTGATTAGTCAGACTCCTAAGGCTGGTGGCGTGTTGAACCACGGCGATACCTTGACCGTGACGCTGGCTAATTCGGGCAACCAGACGAAAACGACCAATATTCAGATTAATATTCCGTTTGATGGCAATGGTGGTCAGCGGGAAAACCGGGTCCAGATTTATATCCGGGATGCTAACCACAACCTGACGATGGAGTACCAGGACATTACGATCAACCAGGAAACAACCATTAACGTCCCGTTCACCCTTCGGAATGGTCAGATGGGGGCTTACCGGGTCGTTCGCAATGGTCGGACAATTATGAGTGCTACTAACATCACGGGTTAA
- a CDS encoding Stp1/IreP family PP2C-type Ser/Thr phosphatase: MKVAYQTDVGHRRSQNQDRVAQFTNQRGNQLVVIADGIGGNRSGDVAAEITVKQLGHRFMTTGPGTPLEAIRWFARETQLINDEILTKSKEKTIYQGMGTTMVAAIAFAETLVVANIGDSRGYLFHDGLMTQVTIDHSLVNELVKSGDITEEEALKLPQSNIITRVIGISPDARIEVNRFKFAPGDQLLMCSDGLFKTVDKEKIKEVLLTTASCSDKCAQLVQLANAAGGPDNITVLIGLNE; the protein is encoded by the coding sequence ATGAAAGTTGCTTATCAAACAGATGTTGGGCACCGGCGGTCGCAAAATCAAGACCGGGTTGCCCAATTTACCAATCAACGCGGAAATCAGCTAGTGGTGATTGCCGATGGAATCGGTGGTAACCGCAGTGGCGATGTTGCGGCGGAAATCACTGTCAAACAGCTTGGTCATCGATTTATGACAACTGGGCCGGGGACACCGCTGGAAGCAATCCGGTGGTTTGCCCGGGAAACCCAGCTGATTAATGATGAAATTTTAACAAAATCAAAAGAAAAAACGATTTACCAGGGGATGGGAACGACGATGGTTGCCGCGATTGCTTTTGCGGAAACCTTGGTGGTTGCCAATATTGGTGATAGCCGGGGCTATCTTTTTCACGATGGCTTAATGACTCAGGTGACAATCGACCACTCCCTTGTAAATGAATTAGTTAAGAGCGGCGATATTACAGAAGAAGAGGCCCTGAAACTTCCACAGAGCAATATTATTACCCGGGTAATTGGAATTTCTCCCGATGCACGAATTGAAGTAAATCGGTTTAAGTTTGCTCCTGGTGACCAACTACTAATGTGCTCAGACGGCCTATTTAAGACTGTTGATAAGGAAAAAATCAAGGAAGTTCTGCTGACAACAGCCTCCTGCAGTGATAAGTGCGCGCAGCTAGTGCAACTGGCAAATGCAGCCGGGGGCCCAGATAATATCACCGTCTTAATTGGATTAAATGAATAA
- the rsmB gene encoding 16S rRNA (cytosine(967)-C(5))-methyltransferase RsmB yields MTKQDMTAREVALTALDRIRRQGAYSNLQLNQLLSKYHLNDSDRRLATRIVYGTLQHQLTLEYWLQPFVKGKRLDSWVETLLLTALYQYHYLERVPDWAVTDETIEIAKHWGNPGIRKFVTGVLHAVLRRGFPDFDQVQDPEERLAVQYSIPRWLVHELDAQYGRAQAAQILKAVNDPARLVVRVNTVVTDLATVKARLHAAGIEYQESRVAPNALVITKGEILDSPLFATGQITVQDESAMLAVDSMAVQPGDRVLDACAAPGGKTVQIAERLDPTAGGQVDALDIHQHKARLIQKNARRMQVDDRVVAHTLDARRVDEEFADESFDKILVDAPCSGIGLLRRKPEIRYTKELTDSQNLHQIQGSILNAVAPKVKKGGIITYSTCTILQQENEQTVQEFLAARSDFRLLTTKTSRNLKDDRASATLTILPSDYGSDGFFISSLQRIL; encoded by the coding sequence ATGACTAAGCAAGACATGACGGCGCGTGAAGTCGCGCTGACGGCCCTCGACAGGATCCGCCGGCAAGGGGCCTATTCCAACTTACAGTTAAACCAACTCCTCAGCAAATACCACTTGAATGATAGTGACCGCCGACTGGCGACGCGAATCGTGTACGGGACGCTCCAGCACCAGCTGACCCTGGAATACTGGCTGCAACCGTTTGTGAAAGGCAAACGGCTGGATTCCTGGGTGGAAACCCTCCTGCTGACGGCCCTTTACCAGTACCACTACTTGGAGCGGGTCCCTGACTGGGCGGTCACGGATGAAACGATTGAAATTGCCAAGCACTGGGGAAATCCCGGTATTCGGAAGTTCGTAACGGGGGTTTTACACGCTGTCTTACGACGGGGTTTCCCGGACTTTGACCAGGTTCAGGATCCGGAAGAACGACTGGCGGTTCAATATAGCATTCCCCGCTGGCTCGTTCATGAACTGGATGCTCAGTATGGACGAGCACAGGCAGCCCAGATTCTGAAAGCCGTCAACGATCCGGCCAGACTGGTCGTACGGGTTAATACCGTGGTTACGGACCTGGCAACTGTGAAGGCCAGACTGCACGCGGCCGGGATCGAATATCAGGAGAGCCGTGTAGCTCCCAACGCCTTGGTGATTACCAAGGGGGAAATCCTAGATTCACCTTTATTTGCGACCGGACAGATCACGGTCCAGGACGAAAGCGCGATGCTGGCTGTCGATAGCATGGCTGTCCAGCCTGGTGACCGGGTCCTGGATGCTTGTGCGGCACCTGGGGGAAAAACGGTACAAATTGCGGAACGGCTTGATCCTACGGCAGGTGGGCAGGTCGACGCCTTAGATATTCACCAGCACAAGGCCCGCTTGATTCAAAAAAACGCTCGTCGGATGCAGGTTGACGACCGGGTAGTCGCTCATACTCTGGATGCTCGGCGGGTGGACGAGGAGTTTGCCGATGAAAGTTTTGATAAGATTTTAGTTGACGCTCCTTGTAGCGGGATTGGCCTCCTCCGCCGTAAACCAGAGATTCGTTATACGAAAGAACTGACTGATTCACAAAATTTACACCAAATCCAGGGAAGTATTTTAAATGCAGTTGCCCCAAAAGTGAAAAAAGGCGGTATAATCACATACAGTACGTGCACGATTTTGCAGCAAGAGAATGAGCAGACGGTCCAAGAATTCTTGGCAGCACGTTCCGACTTTCGGCTGCTAACAACTAAAACGTCACGGAACTTAAAAGATGATCGAGCATCAGCCACGTTGACGATTCTGCCCTCTGACTATGGGTCAGACGGGTTCTTTATCAGTAGTCTTCAACGGATTCTTTAG